The following proteins are encoded in a genomic region of Burkholderia pyrrocinia:
- a CDS encoding M23 family metallopeptidase translates to MVKPAVTPDAVAPGRAQRVVRALVPAAVLGALAALGLAAALPAVSQLPGAVDSGTAALPQRVLSDTPFPTAQHFVTNELARTIGERNERNDRNVQPGLFAPLSAHRNDMLGYTSLFQFASPENQHGMRAGDIELTLSDTLNRLDVPPEVRIQFGDLVSGKVAMRASAQRGDYYRVAFDTNDGTPRLTALELRVAGRTFGAIWFRAPGAEHGAYYTLDGSPLEAAAFTMPVKWTRISSFFGERIHPLSQAMAFHTGVDLAAPSGTPVDAAADGVVSFVGTDPGGYGRYVIVDHADGYSTYYAHLSAFARGLKTGETVKQGQRIGSVGMTGAATGPHLHFEVRVANDPVDPLVTLASAQTALSDMQLTAFRQEAAQWRFRLASIDTAPFAFAQNDGPLWGDFATDKSTLRAVFNTHYSAS, encoded by the coding sequence TTGGTCAAGCCTGCCGTAACCCCTGATGCTGTCGCGCCCGGCCGCGCGCAGCGCGTCGTGCGCGCGCTCGTGCCGGCCGCCGTGCTCGGCGCCCTCGCCGCACTCGGCCTCGCCGCCGCGCTGCCAGCCGTGTCGCAACTGCCGGGCGCCGTCGACTCGGGCACGGCCGCGCTGCCGCAGCGCGTGCTGTCCGACACGCCGTTTCCCACCGCGCAGCATTTCGTGACGAACGAGCTCGCCCGCACGATCGGCGAGCGCAATGAACGCAACGACCGCAACGTGCAGCCGGGCCTGTTCGCGCCGCTCAGCGCGCACCGCAACGACATGCTCGGCTATACGAGCCTGTTCCAGTTCGCGTCGCCCGAAAACCAGCACGGGATGCGCGCGGGCGACATCGAGCTCACGCTGTCCGATACGCTGAACCGTCTCGACGTGCCGCCCGAAGTGCGCATCCAGTTCGGCGATCTCGTCAGCGGCAAGGTCGCGATGCGCGCGAGTGCGCAGCGCGGCGACTATTACCGCGTCGCATTCGATACCAACGACGGCACGCCGCGCCTCACCGCGCTCGAGTTGCGCGTCGCCGGCCGCACGTTCGGTGCGATCTGGTTCCGCGCGCCGGGCGCCGAACACGGTGCGTACTACACGCTCGACGGTTCGCCGCTCGAAGCCGCCGCGTTCACGATGCCGGTCAAGTGGACGCGCATCAGCTCGTTCTTCGGCGAGCGCATCCATCCGCTGTCGCAGGCGATGGCGTTCCATACGGGCGTCGATCTCGCCGCGCCGAGCGGCACGCCCGTCGACGCAGCGGCCGACGGCGTCGTGTCGTTCGTCGGCACCGATCCGGGCGGCTACGGCCGCTACGTGATCGTCGATCACGCGGACGGCTACTCGACCTACTACGCGCACCTGTCCGCATTCGCGCGCGGGCTCAAGACGGGCGAAACCGTGAAGCAGGGCCAGCGTATCGGCTCGGTCGGGATGACGGGCGCCGCAACGGGCCCGCACCTGCATTTCGAAGTGCGCGTCGCGAACGATCCGGTCGATCCGCTCGTCACGCTCGCCAGCGCGCAGACGGCGCTGTCCGACATGCAGCTCACCGCGTTCCGCCAGGAAGCGGCGCAGTGGCGCTTCCGCCTCGCGTCGATCGATACGGCACCGTTTGCGTTCGCGCAGAACGACGGGCCGCTGTGGGGCGACTTCGCGACCGACAAATCGACGCTGCGCGCGGTCTTCAATACGCACTACTCGGCGTCGTAA